The following proteins are co-located in the Dyadobacter chenwenxiniae genome:
- a CDS encoding TonB-dependent receptor domain-containing protein, translating to MKSIVFLLISLLLDISVSAQIRSISAKVTDATGAPVDGNFWLTDTTGKVIQNSPFNGDVAISGLNDFHLRLTLSSLISKDTTINIRYARKAEVDLGTIVTQESATALGQVTITAAAPLMHYGDNGNMEVNVAGTVLASSSSVNEILSRTPGLTINEGVISLQGKGEAIISLNGALIPAERLASISTSQIIRIEVIANPSARYDAGGRAVINIITKTPDGNGLSGRLSQHLTASDFARTNANSFADLAYGKDKFSLSANIVLLKGSGRELLYTVRNRPDSSEYLNSALMTDWKRDFNIYATYGIGVSYRFSPASVLSVSYNGNRDHLGGTVESRNRITSLTTDNNYGSSIVRNELRQNNTIMADFTKSTDTVGSQVFLSAQYSTFRTDNEDVISEFGGTEPRYLRNTFSQDLNIAALQVDHTKHFKKDVKLESGLRFSHVGNNSDTRFLISRNADGPYLPDSKLSSLFDYSESIGAAYTSFSGNIGKLSANVGVRAEWTNYKLSTTAGEGQDFGRDYLNIFPNLQLGYPLENGSKLRASYNARITRPRYQALNPFVTYQDAFTTIEGNPNLVPEKAHAFEVGINFEKTEFKIGYTYTIDPLSGAALRGNTPESYVLKSINRSSDRTFLASVTRPFSIGNWWQSINTVSVTYGRSFDDQYDYATGKVTPQAYFYTSNTFSLKQGIKLQLLAWHLGDRYYGIRHDTRRSIVTAGIEKSMLRNKLKLNLSANDIFNRSIAEGDYNVGKTQVYYNRRFGNNYFKLTATYRFGGTAAAAQQPRQVQPENSRAN from the coding sequence ATGAAATCTATCGTTTTTCTACTCATTTCGCTTTTATTAGACATCTCTGTTTCCGCGCAGATCAGAAGCATTTCAGCAAAGGTTACCGACGCAACCGGTGCTCCTGTTGATGGTAATTTTTGGCTGACCGACACCACTGGAAAAGTAATTCAAAACAGTCCCTTCAACGGAGATGTCGCGATTTCTGGCCTGAACGATTTTCATCTCCGGCTGACGCTAAGCTCACTTATTTCCAAAGACACTACGATTAACATCCGCTACGCACGAAAAGCAGAGGTAGACCTGGGTACAATTGTCACACAAGAAAGCGCGACTGCACTGGGGCAGGTAACCATCACCGCTGCGGCTCCTCTAATGCATTATGGCGATAACGGCAACATGGAAGTCAATGTAGCCGGAACCGTGCTGGCAAGCAGCAGTTCGGTTAACGAAATCCTTTCGAGAACGCCGGGACTTACGATCAACGAGGGCGTGATTTCTCTTCAGGGAAAGGGTGAGGCGATTATTTCTCTTAACGGAGCCCTTATTCCCGCCGAGCGCCTGGCGAGTATCTCCACTTCGCAGATTATACGGATAGAAGTTATTGCAAACCCTTCTGCACGTTATGACGCGGGAGGCCGGGCTGTGATCAACATTATCACGAAAACCCCAGACGGGAATGGATTGAGTGGCAGGCTTAGCCAGCACCTGACGGCATCCGATTTTGCCCGGACCAATGCCAACAGCTTTGCTGATCTGGCTTATGGCAAAGACAAGTTCTCACTTTCTGCCAATATCGTTTTACTTAAGGGCAGCGGGAGGGAACTGCTATATACTGTCAGAAACCGTCCGGATTCTTCCGAATATCTCAATTCCGCACTCATGACGGATTGGAAAAGGGATTTTAATATTTATGCAACCTACGGTATCGGAGTCAGTTATCGCTTTTCGCCCGCTTCGGTATTATCAGTTTCCTATAATGGAAACAGGGATCATTTAGGCGGAACGGTGGAGAGCCGCAACAGGATCACCTCGCTAACAACAGACAACAACTACGGCAGCAGCATTGTAAGAAATGAGCTTAGGCAAAACAATACGATCATGGCCGACTTTACCAAAAGCACCGACACAGTTGGTTCGCAAGTTTTCCTTAGTGCCCAGTACTCCACTTTCAGGACGGATAATGAGGACGTAATTTCAGAATTCGGCGGAACTGAGCCGCGTTACCTGCGGAATACCTTTTCACAGGACCTGAATATCGCTGCCCTTCAAGTCGATCATACCAAACACTTTAAAAAAGACGTGAAATTGGAGTCTGGACTCAGGTTTAGCCATGTTGGAAACAATTCCGACACCCGGTTTCTGATTTCGCGCAATGCTGACGGACCTTATTTACCCGATTCGAAGCTCTCGAGCCTGTTCGATTATAGTGAATCGATTGGAGCCGCGTACACTAGTTTTTCGGGTAATATCGGTAAGCTGAGCGCCAATGTCGGCGTCCGTGCAGAGTGGACCAATTATAAGTTGAGCACTACGGCAGGTGAAGGACAGGATTTCGGCAGAGACTATCTGAACATTTTTCCCAACCTGCAGCTGGGCTATCCGCTGGAAAATGGCAGTAAGCTCAGAGCATCCTATAATGCCAGAATTACCCGTCCAAGATACCAGGCACTGAATCCATTTGTTACTTATCAGGATGCTTTCACCACGATTGAAGGCAATCCCAATCTTGTTCCGGAAAAAGCACATGCATTTGAAGTCGGCATCAATTTCGAGAAAACGGAATTCAAGATTGGCTACACTTACACCATCGACCCGCTGTCAGGGGCGGCTTTGAGAGGAAACACCCCGGAGAGTTATGTCCTTAAATCGATCAACAGAAGCAGTGACCGTACGTTTCTTGCATCAGTAACAAGGCCTTTCTCAATCGGGAACTGGTGGCAATCGATCAACACCGTCAGCGTTACCTACGGACGGTCGTTTGACGACCAATACGACTATGCAACCGGAAAGGTAACGCCCCAGGCTTACTTTTACACAAGCAACACATTCAGTCTCAAGCAGGGCATTAAATTGCAGTTACTCGCATGGCACCTTGGTGACCGTTATTATGGTATCCGCCATGATACCAGACGCTCGATTGTCACCGCAGGGATCGAGAAGTCAATGCTTCGTAACAAATTGAAATTGAACCTGAGTGCCAACGATATTTTTAACCGGTCGATAGCCGAAGGCGATTACAATGTGGGGAAAACCCAGGTTTATTATAACAGACGTTTTGGTAATAACTACTTCAAGCTCACTGCAACATACAGATTTGGTGGGACAGCAGCAGCTGCACAACAGCCAAGACAAGTACAGCCCGAGAATAGCAGGGCCAATTAG
- a CDS encoding helix-turn-helix domain-containing protein — MNPGQQILFFFSALGAFNGLIISCYLLIFKKTKAPASYFLGLLVLALTMRITKVIFSYFYPDIPRIFRQIGLSGCFLIGPSLYYFTSAALENTLKTPVRWKYIYSAWIAGITILGIIVPYQTHPWDWNHYIVHIIYAQWVTYFILTGWMLRKRIVKLFDKTENLSPTEKPILSVYFGNAVILTAYLIVFFWSFSSVYITGALFFSLLLYLNIPLFLSRKKSNTTFLGYAEPERYAKKKITEDHALTLADKVRKIITDQELYKDPDLKLNDLAKAVNISGHQLSQLLNDNLGKSFNVYINEYRVAKACELIASNNGIKLEEIGYEVGFNAKSTFFTAFKKYRGTTPSQFREGLSTT; from the coding sequence ATGAACCCAGGACAGCAAATCCTTTTCTTTTTTAGCGCGCTGGGCGCATTTAATGGGCTCATTATCAGTTGTTATCTGCTGATTTTTAAAAAGACAAAAGCTCCTGCATCATATTTTCTGGGACTGCTGGTTCTGGCACTTACCATGCGGATCACCAAGGTCATTTTTAGTTATTTTTATCCTGATATACCGCGGATTTTTCGTCAAATAGGCCTTTCGGGCTGTTTTTTAATAGGTCCGTCGCTTTATTATTTCACCAGCGCCGCACTTGAAAACACCCTCAAAACACCGGTTCGATGGAAGTATATATATAGTGCCTGGATAGCGGGAATCACTATTTTGGGGATAATCGTTCCTTATCAGACCCATCCCTGGGATTGGAACCATTACATAGTTCACATCATTTACGCACAGTGGGTAACATATTTTATCCTGACTGGCTGGATGCTCAGAAAAAGGATAGTAAAGCTGTTTGACAAAACCGAAAATCTCTCGCCCACTGAAAAGCCAATTCTTTCTGTCTATTTCGGGAATGCCGTGATTTTAACCGCCTATCTAATTGTCTTTTTTTGGTCATTCAGCAGTGTATACATCACCGGTGCCTTGTTCTTTTCACTACTGCTTTACCTGAATATTCCTCTGTTTCTAAGCCGAAAAAAGTCAAATACGACATTCCTAGGCTATGCCGAACCGGAGCGTTACGCCAAAAAGAAGATCACGGAAGACCATGCTTTAACCTTGGCGGACAAAGTTCGCAAAATCATCACCGACCAAGAACTTTACAAAGATCCCGATCTTAAATTGAATGATCTGGCCAAAGCGGTAAACATTTCCGGGCACCAGCTCTCGCAGCTGCTTAATGACAACCTGGGCAAGAGTTTCAATGTCTATATCAACGAATACCGTGTCGCCAAGGCATGCGAACTGATCGCAAGTAACAACGGGATCAAGCTTGAAGAGATCGGCTACGAGGTGGGCTTTAATGCAAAGTCTACTTTTTTTACCGCATTCAAAAAATACCGCGGAACCACGCCCAGCCAGTTTAGGGAGGGATTGTCAACGACTTAA
- a CDS encoding DDE-type integrase/transposase/recombinase, giving the protein MRIEFIRNLKRYGSRRIRESLKQKGIRIGRRKVAEIMRKEGLRAIQPPRFIPRTTGSKHGKRVCRNLLLDQPKPSQPNAVWTSDITYMPLKGGKWAYLCTWIDLYSRQIVGWQLADNMEEGLVREPLVRALLKRRAKRGMIVHSDRGGQYLSRKMKKVTVAARSKLSS; this is encoded by the coding sequence ATACGGATCGAGTTTATCCGCAATTTGAAGCGGTATGGAAGCAGACGGATCAGAGAGTCTTTGAAACAAAAAGGTATCAGGATTGGTCGTCGAAAAGTCGCTGAGATCATGCGAAAAGAAGGTTTGAGGGCTATACAACCGCCAAGGTTTATTCCGAGGACGACTGGTAGTAAGCATGGAAAACGAGTTTGTCGGAACTTATTACTTGATCAGCCAAAGCCAAGCCAGCCCAATGCAGTTTGGACGTCAGATATCACTTATATGCCGTTAAAAGGCGGAAAATGGGCTTATCTGTGTACTTGGATTGACTTATATTCCAGGCAGATCGTTGGTTGGCAATTAGCCGACAATATGGAAGAAGGCCTTGTCAGGGAACCGTTAGTGAGGGCACTTTTAAAGCGAAGAGCCAAACGGGGAATGATCGTGCACTCGGATCGCGGCGGACAATATTTGTCGCGGAAAATGAAGAAAGTGACGGTCGCCGCGCGATCAAAACTTTCAAGTTGA
- a CDS encoding transposase, which yields MGVQKGVKTRKSYDADFKLEVTRMLASGRSAKEISETFGIAENLLYRWKRMATMKTKTKNVESEGSKAAKLAA from the coding sequence ATGGGAGTTCAGAAAGGGGTTAAGACCCGAAAGAGTTATGATGCTGATTTTAAGCTGGAAGTAACGAGAATGTTAGCGTCAGGCAGAAGCGCGAAGGAAATCTCGGAGACGTTTGGAATTGCTGAAAATCTTCTATATCGTTGGAAGAGAATGGCAACTATGAAGACAAAAACAAAGAATGTGGAGAGTGAAGGTAGTAAGGCTGCAAAACTTGCTGCTTAA
- a CDS encoding integrase core domain-containing protein, producing the protein MSRADDPYDNAWAESFWSRMKAELDMPKGGYESIEKLKSVLFEYIDGYYNTRRLHSSLNYLNPVAFEAEYYQQTG; encoded by the coding sequence ATGTCCCGCGCTGATGATCCGTACGACAATGCTTGGGCTGAGTCATTTTGGAGCAGGATGAAGGCCGAATTAGATATGCCGAAAGGCGGTTACGAAAGTATCGAGAAATTGAAGTCTGTTTTATTTGAATACATTGATGGATATTACAATACCAGGAGGTTGCATTCGTCATTGAACTATCTAAATCCAGTAGCTTTTGAGGCCGAATACTATCAGCAAACC
- a CDS encoding PQQ-dependent sugar dehydrogenase, whose amino-acid sequence MCAAFLSHLRLSRGSLWRMVIEDEKIIAAEELFTDSRLRIRKVVQSPAGKLYLLTDEINGKVIRIMNSTN is encoded by the coding sequence ATGTGTGCCGCTTTTTTGAGCCACCTCAGATTGTCCCGGGGGAGCTTGTGGCGTATGGTAATTGAAGACGAAAAAATAATAGCCGCCGAAGAACTTTTTACAGACAGCAGATTAAGAATTCGCAAAGTAGTGCAAAGTCCAGCTGGAAAATTATATCTGCTTACTGATGAAATAAACGGGAAGGTTATTAGAATTATGAACAGCACGAATTGA
- a CDS encoding alpha/beta hydrolase-fold protein, with product MQKLCVLIGLLCLSILTKGQSSQQAVVLGHIDTVYSEVLKEKRPILIYSPSYDSAYFSKPVYPVLYVLDGEGYFASLVTMIQQLSVHNGNTIFPQMIIIGIPNLRGTRNRDLTPSPSSMDPKSGGGEAFTAFLEKELIPYVDNHYTTAPYRTLIGHSLGGLLVVNTLLKHPSLFNAYVALDPSMSYDQGNLLKQTKELLQQQSWKQQSLFLGIANTMNPGMDTAQVRSDTTLITYHIRSILKLKDDFTQATAKGLHWNYKYYSEDDHASIPLIAEYDALRFIFRTNRFPRNQPGNQYFDKNYSVAQLKKAMDAHYRLLSNERGHQVKPPEPLMNQLGYSFLQQKDFERAFFFFETNVNYYPNSFNVYDGMGDYYLAVNKKTKAIDCFKQALRLKNTLEIRDKLQKLSSK from the coding sequence ATGCAAAAATTATGTGTTTTAATAGGATTACTATGCCTTTCCATTTTGACAAAAGGACAATCCAGCCAGCAAGCCGTAGTACTGGGACATATTGATACGGTATACTCCGAGGTATTGAAAGAAAAAAGGCCAATTTTAATTTACTCTCCAAGTTATGATTCAGCTTACTTCAGTAAACCGGTATATCCCGTATTATATGTTCTGGATGGAGAAGGGTATTTTGCTTCGCTGGTAACCATGATACAGCAGCTTAGTGTTCATAACGGCAATACGATCTTTCCTCAGATGATCATTATAGGTATTCCAAACCTACGCGGGACAAGGAACCGCGACCTTACCCCCTCTCCCAGTTCCATGGATCCAAAATCTGGTGGTGGCGAAGCCTTTACTGCCTTTTTAGAAAAAGAACTAATTCCTTACGTAGATAATCACTACACCACAGCTCCATACCGCACTTTAATCGGGCATTCATTGGGCGGCCTTTTGGTGGTAAATACATTATTAAAGCATCCTTCACTTTTTAACGCCTATGTAGCTTTGGATCCAAGTATGTCTTATGACCAAGGTAACCTGCTTAAACAAACCAAGGAGTTGTTACAGCAACAGAGCTGGAAGCAACAGAGTCTATTTTTAGGTATTGCTAACACCATGAATCCTGGTATGGATACCGCGCAGGTCAGATCGGATACTACTTTAATTACTTATCACATCAGGTCAATATTGAAGCTGAAAGATGACTTCACACAAGCCACTGCCAAAGGATTGCATTGGAACTACAAATATTATTCTGAGGACGACCATGCTTCAATACCACTGATAGCAGAATATGATGCGTTACGCTTTATTTTTCGCACCAACCGTTTTCCACGCAATCAACCGGGAAATCAATATTTCGATAAAAACTATTCCGTTGCGCAATTGAAAAAAGCCATGGACGCGCATTATCGTCTTCTTTCAAACGAACGCGGACACCAGGTGAAGCCGCCGGAACCTTTGATGAACCAGTTGGGATATTCCTTCTTGCAGCAAAAAGATTTTGAAAGAGCCTTCTTTTTCTTTGAAACCAACGTGAATTACTACCCAAACAGCTTTAATGTCTATGATGGCATGGGCGATTACTACTTAGCTGTTAATAAAAAAACAAAAGCAATTGACTGTTTCAAACAGGCACTGAGATTGAAAAACACTTTGGAGATACGAGACAAACTTCAAAAACTAAGTTCAAAATAA